The following are encoded in a window of Bradyrhizobium guangdongense genomic DNA:
- a CDS encoding biliverdin-producing heme oxygenase, with the protein MSAFDLTLSSGYRRFLQASAGALLPLEAALVDAGVAKMFSDWPERTRSAAIAADLDQLGGTAHATVSVRPLTASGIIGTMYVLEGSRLGAKFLLKAVAAAADPRIREATAYLSHGNGKRLWQSFLSKLACEESCDEGEAIEAARSAFAAFERAVDRS; encoded by the coding sequence ATGTCCGCCTTCGATCTCACCCTCTCGTCTGGCTACCGTCGTTTCCTTCAGGCCAGCGCGGGCGCGCTGTTGCCGCTCGAAGCGGCGCTTGTGGATGCGGGCGTCGCCAAAATGTTTTCGGACTGGCCGGAGCGTACGCGTAGTGCCGCGATCGCGGCCGATCTCGATCAGCTTGGCGGGACTGCGCACGCCACTGTCTCGGTGCGGCCACTGACGGCCAGCGGGATCATCGGCACAATGTACGTGCTGGAAGGCTCTCGCCTCGGTGCCAAATTTTTGTTGAAGGCGGTCGCAGCTGCGGCGGATCCGCGCATCCGCGAGGCCACGGCGTATCTCAGCCACGGGAACGGTAAGCGACTGTGGCAGAGCTTCCTGTCGAAGCTTGCCTGCGAGGAGTCCTGCGACGAGGGCGAGGCGATCGAGGCCGCGCGCAGCGCCTTTGCGGCTTTCGAGCGGGCGGTAGATCGCTCATGA
- a CDS encoding flavin-dependent oxidoreductase has translation MTVLIAGGGIGGLTLALSLHQIGVPVKVFESVAELKPLGVGINVLPHAVRELIELGLLDKLDASGVRTRELAYFSKHGKPIWSEPRGLEAGYKWPQFSIHRGTLQQILLDAAIERLGRDNILTSHHLTGWSETAAGVRADFVDRATGKAAGTYEGAIMIAADGIHSAAREKLYPNEGPPIWNGRILWRGVTPAKAFLTGRTMIMAGHEILKFVCYPISKEPDANGNHLINWVAERHMPPTYQWRREDYNRTARLEEFLPWFESWTFDWLDVPGLIRNCPHAYEYPLVDRDPVSQWTFGKVTLMGDAAHPMYPIGSNGASQAILDARTITREILRHGPTTEALLAYEAERRPATTDLVLLNRKNGPEQVMQLVEERAPDGYKVVTDVLSQQELEDIAANYKRVAGFQVEALNAKPPIVSKDARAS, from the coding sequence ATGACGGTACTCATCGCCGGCGGCGGCATCGGCGGGTTGACGCTTGCGCTCAGCCTGCATCAGATCGGCGTTCCCGTAAAAGTGTTCGAGAGCGTTGCGGAACTGAAGCCGCTCGGCGTCGGCATCAACGTGCTGCCACATGCGGTGCGCGAGCTGATCGAGCTCGGGCTGCTGGACAAGCTGGACGCCAGCGGCGTGCGCACCCGCGAGCTCGCCTATTTCTCCAAGCACGGCAAACCGATCTGGAGCGAGCCGCGCGGGCTCGAGGCCGGCTACAAATGGCCGCAATTCTCGATTCATCGCGGCACGCTGCAGCAGATCCTGCTCGACGCCGCGATCGAGCGGCTGGGCCGCGACAACATCCTCACCAGCCATCATCTGACCGGCTGGAGCGAGACGGCGGCCGGCGTTAGGGCCGACTTCGTCGACAGGGCGACCGGCAAGGCCGCGGGGACTTACGAAGGCGCGATCATGATCGCCGCCGACGGAATCCATTCCGCCGCGCGAGAAAAGCTCTATCCCAACGAGGGCCCCCCGATCTGGAACGGCCGCATCCTCTGGCGCGGCGTGACACCGGCAAAGGCCTTCCTCACCGGCCGCACCATGATCATGGCGGGCCACGAGATCCTGAAATTCGTCTGCTATCCGATCTCGAAGGAGCCGGACGCGAACGGCAACCACCTGATCAACTGGGTCGCCGAGCGCCATATGCCGCCGACCTATCAATGGCGACGCGAGGACTATAACCGCACCGCCCGGCTGGAAGAGTTCTTGCCGTGGTTCGAGAGCTGGACATTCGACTGGCTCGACGTGCCCGGCCTGATCAGGAACTGCCCGCACGCCTACGAATATCCGCTGGTGGACCGCGATCCGGTGTCGCAATGGACTTTTGGCAAGGTCACGCTGATGGGGGACGCCGCGCACCCGATGTACCCGATCGGCTCGAACGGCGCTTCGCAGGCGATCCTCGATGCTCGAACCATCACGCGCGAGATCCTGAGGCATGGCCCGACGACGGAGGCGCTGCTCGCCTATGAAGCCGAGCGGCGGCCGGCGACCACCGACCTCGTGCTGCTCAACCGCAAGAACGGCCCCGAGCAGGTCATGCAACTCGTCGAGGAGCGCGCGCCTGACGGGTACAAGGTCGTCACAGACGTGCTGTCGCAGCAGGAGCTGGAAGACATCGCCGCGAATTACAAGCGCGTGGCGGGGTTCCAGGTCGAGGCGCTGAATGCGAAGCCGCCGATCGTGAGCAAGGACGCGCGCGCGAGTTAG
- a CDS encoding DsbA family protein, whose protein sequence is MIITRRAFTTMLSLTGLAALAGFSPLRFISEAMAQSAADVAKPVSLPDMALGPKDAAVTITEYASMTCPHCAAFNEQVFPKIKSEYIDTGKVRYIFREFPLDIKAAAGSMLSRCIAKDDAAKYFAVTDMLFRQQNDWVVKNTTETLTRIGKQAGLTQQQVETCLKDQALLDKIAADQKYASDVLKVDSTPTFFINGEKIKGEASFEEFAKKINPLLKS, encoded by the coding sequence TTGATCATCACCCGCCGCGCCTTCACCACGATGCTGTCGCTGACCGGGCTTGCCGCGCTCGCCGGGTTCTCGCCGCTGCGGTTCATCTCAGAGGCCATGGCGCAGTCCGCCGCTGATGTGGCGAAGCCCGTGTCGCTCCCCGACATGGCGCTGGGTCCGAAGGACGCCGCCGTCACCATCACCGAATACGCCTCCATGACCTGCCCGCATTGCGCGGCCTTCAACGAGCAGGTCTTCCCCAAGATCAAGTCGGAATACATCGACACCGGCAAGGTGCGGTACATCTTCCGCGAGTTCCCACTCGACATCAAAGCCGCCGCCGGCTCGATGCTGTCGCGCTGCATCGCCAAGGATGACGCGGCGAAGTACTTCGCCGTCACCGACATGCTGTTCCGGCAGCAGAACGACTGGGTGGTGAAGAACACCACGGAGACGCTGACGCGGATCGGCAAGCAGGCCGGCCTCACCCAGCAGCAGGTCGAGACCTGTCTGAAGGACCAGGCCCTGCTCGACAAGATCGCCGCCGACCAGAAATATGCCAGCGACGTGCTGAAGGTCGATTCCACGCCGACCTTCTTCATCAACGGCGAGAAGATCAAGGGCGAGGCCTCGTTCGAGGAGTTCGCCAAGAAGATCAATCCGCTGCTGAAGAGCTGA
- a CDS encoding PaaI family thioesterase: protein MIKTALDNFKRPPCAELLGWRLLDARPEEGWIKLGFEGKPEFCNPAGFIQGGMLSAMLDDSMGPAVLVMSEGRLYTTTISMTVNFLAPAKPGPIIGEAKVRQLGKTIAFVEAKLIAEDGTVLATASASERLLEAARVVK from the coding sequence ATGATCAAGACCGCGCTCGACAACTTCAAGAGACCGCCCTGTGCCGAGCTGCTCGGATGGCGGCTGCTCGATGCCCGCCCAGAAGAGGGCTGGATCAAGCTCGGCTTCGAAGGCAAGCCTGAGTTCTGCAATCCCGCAGGATTCATCCAGGGCGGCATGCTCTCCGCGATGCTCGACGACAGCATGGGGCCGGCCGTGCTGGTGATGAGCGAAGGTCGGCTCTACACCACGACGATCAGCATGACCGTGAATTTCCTGGCGCCCGCGAAGCCGGGACCGATCATCGGCGAAGCGAAGGTGAGACAGCTCGGCAAGACCATTGCGTTCGTCGAGGCGAAGCTGATTGCCGAGGATGGCACCGTGCTGGCGACGGCGAGCGCGAGCGAGCGCCTGCTGGAGGCGGCGAGGGTGGTGAAGTGA
- a CDS encoding nuclear transport factor 2 family protein encodes MSTSANKKLMQEIFAAAASPDPAVRDRSLFTASLADDARWVVTGQYSWSRTFAGKEAILNDLHGYVRTRLRDRTRTIAHRFIADDDIVVVEAKGDNVTPKGVRYDNDYCLVFQFENGKIKEIREYCDSVLTEKALGPFPQAAVRAEG; translated from the coding sequence ATGAGCACGAGCGCCAACAAGAAACTGATGCAGGAAATCTTTGCCGCCGCCGCCAGCCCCGATCCGGCCGTGCGCGACCGCTCCCTGTTCACCGCAAGCCTTGCCGACGATGCCAGATGGGTCGTGACCGGTCAGTATTCCTGGTCGCGCACCTTCGCAGGCAAGGAGGCGATCCTGAACGATCTGCACGGCTATGTGCGCACTCGTCTCCGCGACCGAACCCGCACGATCGCTCACCGCTTCATCGCCGATGACGATATAGTCGTGGTGGAGGCCAAGGGCGACAACGTCACCCCTAAGGGCGTGCGCTACGACAACGATTACTGTCTCGTATTCCAGTTCGAGAACGGCAAGATCAAGGAGATCCGCGAGTATTGCGACTCGGTGCTGACCGAGAAGGCGCTCGGCCCGTTTCCGCAGGCGGCTGTGAGGGCTGAAGGCTGA
- a CDS encoding DUF721 domain-containing protein — translation MAKFPPKPGPISAKPLGILLDDVFAEAYAKQGFAARELVTRWPQIAGAEIAAHAEPLKMQWPRPVEGQPQEPATLVLRVEGPMALEIQHSADVILERVNRFFGWGAVGKLAFRQAPLSRPRARKRPGPPDPKAVAKVAEGLGAIEDEELKSALARLGAAIKRN, via the coding sequence ATGGCCAAATTCCCTCCCAAACCCGGCCCCATCAGCGCCAAGCCGCTCGGGATCCTGCTCGACGACGTCTTTGCCGAGGCCTATGCCAAGCAGGGGTTTGCGGCGCGCGAGCTGGTGACGCGGTGGCCGCAGATCGCGGGGGCTGAGATCGCCGCTCATGCCGAGCCTCTGAAGATGCAGTGGCCACGGCCGGTCGAGGGCCAGCCGCAGGAGCCGGCAACGCTGGTGCTGCGGGTCGAGGGGCCGATGGCGCTGGAGATCCAGCACTCGGCCGACGTGATCCTGGAGCGGGTCAACCGCTTCTTCGGCTGGGGCGCGGTCGGCAAGCTCGCCTTCCGCCAGGCTCCCCTCTCGCGCCCCCGGGCCCGAAAGCGGCCCGGGCCGCCGGACCCCAAGGCCGTTGCCAAGGTCGCAGAAGGCCTGGGCGCGATCGAAGATGAAGAGCTCAAGTCGGCACTGGCGCGGCTCGGGGCCGCCATCAAGCGAAATTGA
- a CDS encoding HWE histidine kinase domain-containing protein → MNETVNLTNCDREPIHIPGSVQPFGFLLALLSDFTICMISDNAGEFLGGDVTDFLQRPLAEVFCAAAIDTVRRRVDQLGGPDSTERVFGVEIQLGRPLYDLAIHFSGAYLVVEAEPSVIEPGVNSGELVRRMLERIRKARGTTELAREAARQLKVLTGFDRVMVYQFHPDGSGEVIAEAAEAGLEQFLGLHYPASDIPKQARVLYQRNWLRIIADINAKPAALLSTAAHNAGLLDLSMSVLRSVSPIHIEYLRNMGVAASMSVSILRDGKLWGLFACHHYSPRYISFDKRTASELFGQMFSWIVEGREREDDAAYEANAHKIQERLIEIAATHEHSRRAIVDFVGDYRKMIACDGVAVWSDNAVTLHGETPTQEEVKDLVAFINRTSPGRICASAEIAKLYAAGEVFRDRAAGFLAIPISRTPRDCLIFFRREVTRSVNWAGAPEKVYEEGPNGSRLTPRKSFEVWQQTVAGQSKPWSAADIRIAESLRVTLLEVILQLSDLAARERRGAQERQELMIAELNHRVRNILSLVRALVAQSKDTARSIDEFANVLGGRIQALARAHDQITNLNWAPVALRTLLESEAGAYLGSRADRVKIAGPDVALDPKAFATLALVIHEMMTNSAKYGALADSTGQVEVVWQVDRSSSLEIEWKESGGPPVQPPSRRGFGTTIIERSVPFDLKGEAEIRFDLLGVQARFVIPPNFVDLVPSMAGAAMRVEEQQPVRPRISDTALIVEDNLIIAMAAEVILLDLGARHVETAASVDQALRALARTRPSFALLDLNLGNESSIRVAQKLKELGVPFIFATGYGERAPIPLDLASAPVVQKPYTLEVVENALGKLQQAIA, encoded by the coding sequence ATGAACGAGACGGTCAATCTCACCAATTGCGATCGCGAGCCGATCCACATTCCAGGGAGTGTGCAGCCGTTCGGATTCCTGCTGGCGCTGCTGTCGGATTTCACGATCTGCATGATCTCGGACAATGCCGGCGAGTTTCTGGGCGGCGACGTTACCGACTTCTTGCAACGGCCGCTTGCCGAGGTCTTCTGCGCTGCCGCGATCGACACTGTCCGCCGCCGCGTCGACCAGCTAGGCGGGCCCGACTCGACCGAGCGTGTTTTTGGCGTCGAGATCCAGCTCGGCAGGCCGCTCTACGATCTCGCGATCCATTTCTCGGGCGCCTATCTCGTCGTGGAGGCCGAGCCCAGCGTCATCGAGCCCGGCGTCAATTCCGGCGAACTGGTGCGGCGGATGTTGGAACGCATCCGCAAAGCCCGCGGCACGACGGAGCTTGCCCGCGAGGCTGCGCGTCAGCTGAAGGTGCTGACCGGCTTCGATCGCGTCATGGTCTATCAGTTTCATCCCGATGGTTCGGGCGAGGTGATAGCGGAAGCGGCAGAAGCGGGGCTCGAACAATTTCTGGGCCTGCACTACCCAGCGTCCGACATCCCGAAACAGGCCCGTGTCCTCTATCAGCGCAATTGGCTACGTATCATTGCCGACATCAACGCAAAGCCCGCTGCGCTGCTTTCGACGGCCGCACATAATGCCGGTCTGCTCGATCTTTCCATGAGCGTGCTGCGCTCTGTGTCGCCGATCCATATCGAGTATTTGCGCAATATGGGCGTCGCCGCCTCGATGTCGGTGTCGATCCTGCGCGACGGCAAGCTATGGGGGCTGTTCGCCTGCCATCACTATTCACCACGCTACATTTCGTTCGACAAACGTACCGCCTCCGAACTGTTCGGGCAGATGTTCTCCTGGATCGTCGAGGGACGCGAGCGCGAGGACGATGCGGCTTACGAGGCCAATGCCCATAAGATACAGGAACGGTTGATCGAGATCGCGGCGACGCACGAGCACAGTCGGCGGGCGATCGTCGATTTTGTCGGTGATTACCGGAAGATGATCGCCTGCGATGGTGTGGCGGTCTGGTCCGACAACGCGGTCACACTCCACGGCGAGACACCCACGCAGGAGGAGGTGAAGGATCTCGTCGCCTTCATCAACAGAACCTCGCCGGGACGCATTTGCGCCAGCGCGGAGATCGCCAAGCTTTATGCGGCCGGCGAGGTGTTCCGCGACCGCGCCGCCGGCTTCCTCGCCATTCCGATCTCGAGGACCCCGCGCGACTGCCTGATCTTCTTCCGTCGCGAGGTGACGCGGTCCGTCAACTGGGCTGGCGCCCCCGAAAAAGTTTACGAGGAAGGACCGAACGGCTCGCGTTTGACCCCGCGCAAGAGCTTCGAGGTCTGGCAGCAGACGGTCGCGGGGCAGTCGAAACCATGGTCGGCGGCCGACATCCGCATCGCTGAAAGTCTGCGCGTCACGCTGCTGGAGGTGATCCTGCAATTGTCCGATCTTGCGGCGCGCGAGCGCCGCGGCGCGCAGGAGCGGCAGGAACTGATGATTGCCGAGCTCAATCATCGCGTCCGTAACATTCTGAGCCTCGTTCGCGCGCTGGTGGCGCAGAGCAAGGACACCGCCCGAAGCATCGACGAATTCGCCAACGTTCTCGGCGGCCGGATCCAGGCGCTGGCACGCGCCCACGACCAGATCACCAATCTGAACTGGGCGCCGGTGGCGTTACGTACGCTGCTCGAATCCGAGGCCGGCGCCTATCTCGGCTCACGCGCGGATCGGGTGAAGATCGCTGGCCCGGATGTCGCTCTCGATCCCAAGGCATTCGCGACGCTGGCGCTCGTCATCCACGAGATGATGACCAATTCGGCCAAATACGGCGCGCTCGCCGATTCCACTGGCCAAGTCGAGGTGGTGTGGCAGGTCGACCGAAGTTCGAGCCTCGAAATTGAGTGGAAGGAGAGCGGAGGCCCGCCGGTGCAGCCGCCGTCGCGCCGCGGCTTCGGCACTACGATCATCGAGCGCTCCGTCCCGTTCGACCTGAAGGGCGAAGCGGAAATCCGCTTCGACCTGCTCGGCGTCCAGGCGAGGTTCGTAATCCCGCCTAATTTCGTCGACCTGGTGCCGTCAATGGCGGGAGCCGCCATGCGCGTCGAGGAACAGCAGCCCGTCCGTCCGCGCATCTCGGACACGGCCCTGATCGTCGAGGACAATCTCATCATCGCCATGGCGGCGGAGGTCATCCTGCTCGATCTTGGGGCGCGACATGTCGAGACAGCGGCGAGCGTCGACCAGGCCTTGCGCGCGCTCGCGCGCACGCGTCCGAGCTTTGCGTTGCTCGACCTCAACCTTGGCAATGAGAGCAGCATCAGGGTGGCGCAGAAGTTGAAGGAGCTCGGTGTCCCCTTCATCTTTGCGACCGGCTATGGTGAGCGCGCGCCGATTCCACTCGATCTGGCCTCGGCACCGGTGGTGCAAAAACCTTACACCCTGGAAGTGGTCGAGAACGCCCTCGGCAAGCTACAGCAGGCGATAGCTTGA
- a CDS encoding glutathione S-transferase family protein: protein MLKLYYATGTCALATYITLEEAGADYTAERLSFKDNQQNSPDYLAINPKGRVPALVTDRGVLTETPAMLAYLAQVFPKAKLAPLDDAFDFAQVQSFNSYLCSTVHINHAHKMRGARWATQESSFADMKAMVPKTMAACFKLIEQRMFRGPWVMGDQFTVCDPYLYTLSTWLEGDSVDINATPKIADHFKRMSDRPAVAKVMAAQKA, encoded by the coding sequence ATGCTCAAGCTCTACTACGCCACCGGCACCTGCGCTCTCGCCACCTACATCACCCTCGAGGAGGCCGGCGCCGACTACACGGCCGAACGGCTGAGCTTCAAGGACAACCAGCAGAACAGCCCGGATTATCTCGCCATCAACCCGAAGGGCCGCGTCCCGGCGCTGGTCACCGATCGCGGTGTCCTGACAGAGACGCCGGCGATGCTGGCCTACCTCGCGCAAGTCTTCCCCAAGGCGAAGCTCGCGCCGCTCGACGATGCCTTCGACTTCGCGCAAGTGCAGTCGTTCAACTCCTATCTCTGCTCGACCGTGCACATCAACCATGCCCACAAGATGCGCGGCGCGCGCTGGGCGACGCAAGAAAGCTCGTTCGCCGACATGAAGGCGATGGTGCCGAAGACCATGGCCGCCTGCTTCAAGCTGATCGAACAGAGGATGTTCAGGGGACCGTGGGTGATGGGCGACCAGTTCACGGTCTGCGATCCCTATCTCTACACGCTCTCGACCTGGCTCGAAGGCGACAGCGTCGACATCAACGCCACGCCGAAGATCGCCGATCATTTCAAGCGCATGTCCGACCGGCCCGCCGTAGCAAAGGTGATGGCCGCGCAGAAGGCCTGA
- the mutY gene encoding A/G-specific adenine glycosylase has product MSPKSALKAKSEPGQSETVSRPIALLAWYDRHRRRLPWRAAPGETSDPYRVWLSEIMLQQTTVKAVGPYFEKFVARWPEVTALGNASQDDVLRMWAGLGYYSRARNLHACAVAVTRQHGGVFPDTEEGLRALPGIGPYTAAAIAAIAFDRHTMPVDGNIERVVSRLFAVEEELPQAKPLIQQLAATLLANSRAGDSAQALMDLGASICTPKKPACSLCPLNEDCKARTLGTQETFPRKAPKKGGALRRGAAFVVTRGDELLVRSRPEKGLLGGMTEVPGSNWLAGQEDATARQQAPDLKGLSRWQRKVGVVNHVFTHFPLELVVYTAKAQPRTRAPAGMRWVPIATLADEALPNVMRKVIAHALNLPSGPSS; this is encoded by the coding sequence ATGAGCCCCAAATCTGCCCTGAAGGCGAAATCGGAACCCGGTCAGTCGGAGACCGTGTCGCGTCCGATCGCTCTGCTCGCCTGGTACGACCGCCATCGCCGCAGGCTGCCCTGGCGGGCTGCGCCCGGAGAGACATCCGATCCGTATCGCGTCTGGCTGTCGGAGATCATGCTGCAGCAGACCACGGTGAAGGCGGTGGGGCCGTATTTCGAAAAGTTCGTCGCGCGCTGGCCCGAGGTCACGGCGTTGGGGAACGCCTCGCAGGATGACGTGCTGCGGATGTGGGCCGGGCTCGGCTATTACTCGCGCGCACGCAATCTCCATGCCTGCGCCGTTGCGGTGACGCGCCAGCATGGCGGCGTCTTCCCCGACACGGAGGAGGGCCTGCGGGCGCTGCCGGGCATCGGGCCCTACACGGCGGCTGCGATCGCGGCGATCGCGTTCGATCGCCACACCATGCCCGTCGACGGCAATATCGAGCGCGTGGTGTCGCGCCTGTTTGCGGTGGAGGAGGAGCTGCCGCAGGCGAAGCCGCTGATCCAGCAGCTGGCGGCGACGCTGCTGGCTAACTCTCGCGCCGGCGACAGCGCACAGGCGTTGATGGATCTGGGCGCCTCGATCTGCACGCCGAAGAAGCCGGCCTGCTCGCTGTGCCCATTGAACGAGGATTGCAAGGCCCGCACGCTCGGCACGCAGGAGACGTTTCCGCGCAAGGCGCCGAAGAAGGGCGGAGCGTTGCGGCGCGGCGCCGCCTTCGTCGTCACGCGCGGCGACGAGCTGCTGGTCCGCTCAAGACCGGAAAAGGGACTGCTCGGCGGCATGACCGAGGTGCCGGGCTCGAACTGGCTCGCCGGCCAGGAGGATGCGACCGCAAGACAGCAGGCGCCTGACTTAAAGGGGTTGTCGCGCTGGCAGCGCAAGGTCGGCGTCGTCAATCACGTCTTCACGCATTTCCCGCTGGAGCTTGTGGTCTACACCGCGAAGGCCCAACCCCGCACGCGCGCGCCCGCGGGCATGCGCTGGGTGCCGATCGCAACCCTGGCCGACGAGGCGCTGCCCAACGTCATGCGCAAGGTGATCGCGCATGCGCTGAATCTGCCGTCGGGCCCATCCTCCTGA
- a CDS encoding LysR family transcriptional regulator, with amino-acid sequence MNLNSLDLNLLTALDALLREANVSRAAMRIGLSQPATSHALQRLRDIFGDPLLVRTGARMELTPRAQALRAPLAQALDQVRGLLVPEAFDAARSERAFRLMMPDLAVELLMPPLMERVTRFAPNVRIDVVPWRGPAIFHAEFARTIDLVISIGNAFKGFHRQLLYTDSDALAVRRGHPHAPKLKRRETFLAARHLGVIIRGNAEDLIDTWLRSKGIERHISLVVPGYLEALHVAARTDLVAFVPRRLIAALSKQLGLVTVTPPLDPGIDEQFMFYPTRAQMDPGSIWLRRLMLETGRELERKGRRVD; translated from the coding sequence ATGAATTTGAATTCGCTCGACCTCAATCTATTGACCGCGCTCGACGCGCTGCTGCGCGAGGCCAATGTCAGCCGGGCCGCCATGCGCATCGGGCTGTCGCAACCGGCCACGAGCCACGCGCTGCAACGCCTGCGCGACATCTTCGGCGATCCGCTGCTGGTCCGCACCGGCGCACGGATGGAGCTGACGCCGCGGGCCCAGGCCCTGCGCGCGCCGCTGGCGCAGGCACTCGACCAGGTGCGCGGACTGCTCGTGCCGGAGGCGTTCGACGCCGCGCGCAGCGAGCGAGCATTCCGGCTGATGATGCCTGACCTCGCCGTCGAGCTGTTGATGCCACCTTTGATGGAGAGGGTGACGCGCTTTGCTCCCAACGTCCGCATCGACGTGGTGCCTTGGCGGGGGCCGGCGATCTTCCACGCCGAGTTCGCCCGCACCATCGATCTCGTGATCTCGATCGGCAACGCCTTCAAGGGCTTTCACCGCCAGCTGCTCTACACCGACAGCGACGCACTGGCGGTCCGGCGCGGCCATCCGCATGCACCGAAGCTGAAGCGGCGGGAGACGTTCCTCGCCGCACGCCATCTCGGCGTGATCATCCGCGGCAATGCTGAGGATCTGATCGACACCTGGCTGCGATCCAAGGGTATCGAGCGGCATATCTCACTCGTGGTGCCTGGCTATCTCGAGGCCCTGCACGTCGCCGCCCGCACCGACCTCGTCGCCTTCGTGCCACGCCGGTTGATCGCGGCACTGTCGAAACAGCTCGGGCTTGTGACGGTGACGCCGCCGCTCGATCCCGGGATCGACGAGCAGTTCATGTTCTACCCGACGCGGGCGCAGATGGACCCGGGCTCGATCTGGTTGCGGCGACTGATGCTGGAGACGGGGCGGGAGTTGGAGAGGAAGGGCCGTAGGGTGGATTAG